The following coding sequences lie in one Rutidosis leptorrhynchoides isolate AG116_Rl617_1_P2 chromosome 4, CSIRO_AGI_Rlap_v1, whole genome shotgun sequence genomic window:
- the LOC139840716 gene encoding uncharacterized protein encodes MDLVTRGRVGRRARVVQPRILWKNLYGVNAETFRANVVDRLSVEGDNVAPNDANQIWNRMASNTRDVAKETLGMAIGTSRAHKSRRESWWLSDDVQTKVALKQARFRELITLGEGIAKAREQRSRDLGNIKYIKDVAGQSIVREDLIRKRREEYFASLFCRGRPERNGEPHEVREFQNNCFYTRINQEEVRLALRKMGRNKAVGPDQIPIEAWKCLGGDGVRWLTNLFNTTFRSANMPMEWRLALGKSDGDEAPTRDKGFREPIRFHARSLVDGSDSHS; translated from the exons ATGGACCTAGTCACTAGGGGAAGAGTTGGCAGGAGGGCTAGGGTTGTACAACCTAGAATCCTTTGGAAGAACCTCTATGGAGTAAATGCGGAGACTTTTAGAGCGAATGTTGTTGATAGATTGAGTGTAGAAGGGGATAACGTTGCCCCTAATGACGCAAACCAGATATGGAATCGCATGGCGTCCAACACCAGAGATGTGGCAAAAGAGACCTTAGGAATGGCTATAGGGACATCGAGAGCCCATAAGAGTAGAAGAGAGTCGTGGTGGCTTAGTGACGATGTCCAAACGAAAGTAGCATTAAAGCAGgcgaggtttagggagctcattactCTTGGAGAAGG gatagccaaagctagggagcaAAGAAGCAGGGACTTAGGTAACATCAAATATATCAAGGATGTAGCGGGTCAAAGTATAGTAAGAGAAGATCTTATTAGGAAAAGACGGGAAGAATATTTTGCATCCCTTTTCTGTAGGGGAAGACCAGAGCGGAACGGTGAACCTCACGAGGTTCGGGAGTTTCAAAACAACTGTTTCTACACGAGGATTAACCAGGAGGAAGTTAGATTGgccctacgaaagatggggagaaacaaagcagtaggaccagACCAAATTCCGATTGAGGCGTGGAAGTGCCTAGGAGGCGATGGGGTTAGATGGTTAACAAACCTTTTCAACACGACGTTTAGAAGCGCAAatatgcctatggaatggagactcg ctttgggaaagAGTGATGGAGATGAGGCTCCGACGcgagacaaaggtttcagagaaccaattcggttTCATGCCAGGTCGCTCGTCGACGGAAGCGATTCACATagttag
- the LOC139840717 gene encoding uncharacterized protein, with the protein MESEEKKASVDEEIKKVNQLPAHSTFASHRMRVLIIILQLFLFRGLHHRTSQFVSWPSSSRTLTGKRIELVDTFLKSNVDIVCVQETRWKGEEAIEIQDYKLWYSGSRIARNGVGIFLGKIHKDNVVDVGRFSDRIMSVSLIIKEETFTVISAYAPHAGLGDAEKKSLWGLLDEVVRGCPADHRLIIGGDLNRHIGVEAEGYEGAHGGFGFGPRNEEGRSILEFAIAHELVVANSFFKKRDAQLATFHSGGRSTRLTFCFFVKGNLGPVWTVRSFQL; encoded by the exons ATGGAAAGTGAAGAGAAGAAGGCTTCAGTTGATGAAGAAATTAAGAAAGTGAATCAACTTCCTGCTCATAGCACATTTGCTTCTCATCGAATGCGCGTTCTTATCATAATTCTTCAGCTTTTTTTGTTCAGAGGACTACACCACAGGACGAGTCAATTTGTGTCATGGCCTTCAAGCTCAC GAACCTTGACTGGTAAGAGGATTGAGCTCGTTGATACCTTTCTTAAGAGTAATGTAGACATAGTGTGtgttcaagagactagatggaagggtgAAGAGGCGATAGAGATTCAGGACTATAAGTTGTGGTACTCGGGTTCTAGGATAGCACGGAACGGGGTAGGTATCTTCTTAGGAAAAATACATAAAGATAACGTTGTTGACGTGGGCAGgtttagcgataggattatgtcggttagttTAATTATTAAGGAGGAGACTTTCACGGTCATTAGTGCATACGCACCTCATGCGGGTTTAGGTGATGCGGAAAAGAAGAGTTTATGGGGATTGTTAGATGAGGTGGTGAGGGGGTGCCCAGCCGACCATCGACTGATTATAGGGGGTGATCTGAATAGACATATAGGAGTGGAGGCAGAAGGTTATGAGGGAGCCCATGGAGGCTTTGGGTTTGGTCCTAGAAATGAAGAGGGGCGCTCAATTCTTGAGTTTGCCATTGCCCACGAGTTGGTGGTAGCAAACTCTTTCTTCAAGAAGAGGGATGCTCAGTTAGCCACTTTCCATAGCGGGGGTCGTAGCACCAGATTGACTTTTTGCTTCTTCGTAAAGGGGAACTTAGGACCTGTATGGACTGTAAGGTCCTTCCAGCTTTGA